A window of Candidatus Peribacteraceae bacterium genomic DNA:
CACATTGAATGCGTTGCTGAAGAAGGAGCGCAGGAAGCTCGTCCGACGGTGGGTCCGTCGCGCAACGACGATGTCGTACGTGCCGATGGCTTTGACGAGCGCGGGAATCTCCTCCGGCGGGTACTGCAGGTCCGCATCGATCATGGCGATGATCCCGCCTTCCGCGGCGGCGATGCCTTCCCGGAGTGACTGCAGCTTCCCCTGTTTCCCTTTCTTCTCCAATATGCGGACCGTGAACGGCCACGCGCGTTGCCGCAGGAACTCCGCGCTGCCGTCCGTTGACCGGTCATCCACCACGATGCATTCCGTGCCGTAGGGCAGATGGGAGAACATGCGTTCTAACCGGCGGAACAACGCGGGTAGGTTCTCCCGTTCGTTGAAGACCGGGATGATGACGCTGAGGAATGTGAAGGAATGTCCGTGGTGGTCCGCCTTCCTCTTCATCCCCTGTTGCAACGTCCTCCCGCGTCTGTTTGCGGAGACGCCGTGCGGGGGTAAGTCCAAGGAGCGCGGGGGTTCTTGCGTGAGTCTCGACATCTGCGTGGGTGGGTGGGAAGCGACGTTGCCTCTCTTGACGCACCTCTTCGCGCACGCTTACAGAAGATGAGGAGGAAATTTCTTCGCCGGCACAAGGGGGAGAACGTACGGAAAGACGAAGAAGTCAATTGGGGGGTTTGCGGATCGAAACCCTGGGAACGACCCTTACGCAAGCGCAGAACATTCATTGTGGTACTAGACGGTAAAAACGATAACCCGCAATTCTTTCCCCGGAACACTTGTCCCGGCCTTCCCATCCCCTTAGGGTCGGCTGTCTTTTTCCCCCACCTTGCCATGAGGCAACAACCCCTGCCTTTTCGTTCGGTTCTGCGTGCGTTCACATTCACCGCACACACCTGTCGGTCTCGCATGGTTGCGATACTGGCGCTCCTGGTGATCGTCACGCAACTCGCCCTGCCGAATCTTCTTCCGGTGACGCAAGCCGTCGGCGCATCACCGTCTTTGGACGTATGGTGGCCCGCGGATGGAGCGGTCATCAACGGCGTCCAGCCGTTCAAGGTAATGCTCAAGGATGCGGATGTCGGGAACTACACTGCCTACTGGCAGGTGGACGGCGACCGTTTGAATGCCATGCCGACATCCCTGGACGGGTACCCGCACAAGGAGACGACGGTGGATTTGTCCGGATGGACCTGGCGCGGGAGTGGACCGTACGTCATCACCTTCGTCGCCAAGGACGCTGCTGGGAACGTGCTGGCGACACGCAGCGTGAACATACGCACGGGTGATGGGGCAGGCGCATCTTCATCGCAAGCATCGTCCAGCTCTTCACTTTCCCTCCTCCAGCGGCTCTCTTCGTTCCGGAAGCTCCCTTCCGCTTCCGCAACGCCATATCCTTCTCTCTCTTCCGTAGCTTCATCGTCTTTATCATCCCTGTCACAGCCCTCCTCGGTCGCATCGTCCGCCGCGGCGTCCTCCGCACCGGCGGTGACATCATCTCCGCACAACGTCTTTACCGGCGCGCGTTTCTACGTCAATCCGCAGAATGACGCTGCCAAGCAGGCAGAAGCATGGAAATCTTCCCGTCCCCAAGACGCACAAACCATCCTGAAAATCGCACAGCAGCCGGAGACGTTCTGGATGGGGAACTGGAACCCCGACATCGCGGGTGATGCGCGGAAGTTCGCCGATATCGCCATCAATGCGGGCGCGCTGCCCGTCTTCGTCCTCTACAACATCCCCCAGCGCGACTGCGGCGGGTATTCCGCCGGCGGGGCGAACGGCGGTGATGCGTACCGCGCGTGGGTGCGCGGATTTGCCGAGGGCATCGGTTCACGCAAGGCCGCCGTGCTCGTGGAGCCGGATGCTCTCGCGGGCATGGATTGCCTCTCCGAGCAGGACCGCGAGACGCGCATGCAGCTTCTGCGCGAGACCGTGCAGACGCTTAAGTCCAAACCCGGCATGGCGGTGTACATCGATGCGGGGCATGCGGCATGGAAGAGTGCGGACGACATGGCTTCCCGCCTTACGAAGGCGGGCATAGACATGGCGGAAGGGTTCTCCCTCAACGTCTCCAACTTCGAGACGGACGCGGATACGGTGCGGTACGGAACGGAGCTCTCACAGAAGACGGGCGGCAAGCACTTTGTCTACGATGCGGGACGCAACGGTGCAGGTCCCGCGCCGGACCGGCAGTGGTGCAACCCCCCCGACCGCGCTCTGGGACAACGTCCCACCGTCAACACGGGCAATGCGCTCGTGGATGCCGTCCTCTGGGTCAAGGGTCCCGGCGGATCCGACGGGTCATGCAACGGCGCGCCGTCCGCGGGCCAGTGGTACCCGGAATATGCACTGGGCTTGGCGCAGAGGGCGCGTTGGTGACATCGCGCCTACAGCGGCCTCTGCCGCCTCACGTCCCATCCGCTCTGGATGGCTGGTCCGGTGTCGCCGTTGGGCAGGAGCGGCGTCACTTGGAAGGTAATGCGCTCGAAACCGAGCGTGAGGGTGTCGAGAGGGATCGCCTCCCCCGTTGCGCTCACGGAAGCGTACGAGAGCACCGTGACGCCGGAGAGCGTCCAGCGCAGCAGTTCCTGCGGGGCGTTCTGCGTGCGGACCGAAATGACGGCGGAGGCGAGGCGGTCACCCGCCGCGGCCGCCAGGAACAACCGCGGGGATGCGAGGTTCTCGCGCATCACCACGCTGAAGGAGCGGGGTCCTCCGGTTGCGGCGCGGTCCTGGCGTTCCACGCTGATACCGTAGGACTGCAGGGGGATATCCACGGATTGGTTCGTGATGGGAAAATCGAGGAGACGGAGGGAAACGCCTACGGGGAATGACTCCCGGATTGCGGAAAAACTCTCGGAGGCGATGGAAGACGACGGGCTCCCGTCGGTGCCAAAGTGCGTCACAGGCGAGGATGCGTTCCCCGCAGAGGAGGAGAGAGAACTCTCCTCATTCTGCGTGTCGAAGATGATGCTGTTGCCGGAGAGCGTTTGCGCGCGCGCCGCAGTCCAACCGATGACCGGGATGAGCACGGCGAACAGTGCCAGGAGTCGGATGACGTACTTCATGGTGGTGCATGGGGGAAGGGTCGTCTGTGTTGACGAAGGAAGCAGAAGAAATGTGCGAAAGAGATTGGACGTGAGCGGATATTGGTATATTGTTTCCTTCGTTTCGTTGCAGCGCCCGGATTGATCTCATCCCCCCTACCGTATGTCGTCCATACTGCTCGTGGAAGATGACCCGTTCCTTCGAGAAACCATCCGCTTGAGTTTGGAAGAGCACGGTGTGGAGGTGCAGGAAGCGGCGAACGGCGAGGAGGCCATTGATGCCATTGACCACGTTGTTCCCCGACTTGTTCTCTTGGACCTCCTCATGCCGAAGAGAGACGGCTACGCGGTGTTGAGCCACATACGGGAAAAGGAAATGAAGTTCCCCGTTGTCATCCTCTCCAACCTGAGCGACTACCTCGACCACGAAAAGTGCATGAAGTTGGGCGCGCGAGATTACTTCATCAAAAGCGACATGGATGAGGAGGACCTGTGGGTGAAGATCCAGAAATACCTCTGAACGGTCATCCTATGAAGAACCGCGCGCTCCGAAACCAGGCAGGGGAAATCATGAAGGTTCTTTTTCTGGAGAGCCACGGGCTGCGCAGTCCCCTCACGGCCATCCGCTGGGCGTGTGGTCGCTTGAGGAAGGAGAGCACCGGCGTGCTTTCCAAAGAACAGCGGTACTTGGTCGACCACATCTACCTGAACACGAAGAAGCTCACCACGGCACTCGAATCCATGCTCCTCCTCGCGCGGATCGGGGAGAGGGGCGCGGAGAAGGCCGTACAGGAACTCTGCGTCAAGGACCTCTTCGACCGGACGAGGACGGCGCTCAATCCCCCGGCCGACGTCACGTGGCACATCCACGCGCCGCACTACCACTTCACGGCGGACCGCATCCTCCTGGACATGCTCCTCAAGGACATCTTCACGATCTTCCTGGAAACACCCGCACCGGGCGGGAGGGCGGTGTTCATCGACGTTGCCTCCGCCAACGGGGAAGTGTCGTTCCGTTTCCGCTCCTCTTTCCTCCTCCCCGTGGGGAGCGTGGATGATGCGCGCGGGGACGCCTCGGGGGAGGGGTCAAAGGTGATCGGGGGCATTCCCGGGCTCATGTTGTCCATGGCACAGGCGCTTGCCGTCCACATCAAAGGATCGGTGGAACTGGAGGAAGTGGTGACGGGGGAATTCATTGCGGACGGGACGGTGGAACTGGGAGAGAATGCCGCGGATGAGCACCGTATAGTGCTGCGGATCCCCGCTTCGGTACGCATTGTGGAAGGGGCATGCCAGGAAAAGGGTAGTTGACAAAATCAACACAAATTAGTATAATACATGTTAAATGACGAAGAAGAAAAACAAATATCTACGCTTCTTCCTGCGGAAAAGTACACATTCCGTCCTCTTTGGCGTCTTCTCCATCACACTGCTCTCCTGGTACGGGACGCAGGGCATCCTTTCCCCAACCGCGGCCGTCTTTCCATCGTCCTCACTGAAGTATGCATCGCATGGTGCGGCTGGGGATTCCGGCACGTCGCTTGCATACGAAGGCAGGGTGTACCGGTTGCAGAAGAGGCTGCGGAAAGCGTTCGGGAGGACGTATGATCTCGATGCGCTGCAAGAGGCGGTGCGGGAACGGGCTGCGCTGCTCAAGAAGTCGGTGACGGTACAATGGCAGAACACGGAAGGAGATGAGGTGCCGCCGTGGACCGTTTCCGTGGGCGGGTACCCGTCATGGGTGAAGGCGCAGGCGACGGAGGGGACATTCGGCTTTGCGTTGAGCAAGGAACAGATTGCCGCTTACCTCACCCTCACCCCGCCGCCCGGCATCACGACGCCCAAGAACAGCATGCTCACGGACGTGAAACTCGAGAACGGCGTCTACCGCGCGGTGGTGGACGGCGATGCGGAAGCGGGGTACGCGCTTGATGCGCAAGCGACAGCGGAAACGCTGATCGCTCTCCTGAAAACGAGCGGAACGTCCGCTCTCCTTCCCCTCAGCTTCGTTCCGGGACGCATCGTCAATGCTTCGTCATTCGACCTCGGTCCCCTCCAATTCCTCACGACGGGCCGTTCGGACTTTGCCGGGTCGGGGTACGGCCGCATCTCCAACGTGCGCAAAGGGCTCTCGGAACTCATCGACAATATCATCGTGCCTCCCGGTGAAGAGTTCTCCTTCAACAAAGCGGTGAATGACATGAAGGTCCCCGGCGGCTGGCAGGACGCGTTGGTCATCGTGAACGGCAAAGACCTGGTGTCGCAGCCTGGCGGGGGGATTTGCCAAGTGGCGACTACCGTGTACCGTGCCGCGCTCAACTGGGGGCTCCCCATCATGCAGAGGGCGAACCACAGCCTGTTCGTCACCTACTACATGAAGTTCGGCGTAGGTATCGATGCGACGATCTATCCCAAGCAGCAGGACCTCACCTTCATCAACAACACCGGCCATTACCTTCTGCTGCAGGCGTACTCCCGCGGTTTCGATGCATACGTGAATCTCTACGGGCAATCCGATGGCCGCATGGTCGCTTTGGAGGGTCCGTTCTTCCAATCCACGTCCAGCGCCGCATTCCAGCAGGTGAACGGCAAGGCCCTCCGGAGCAACGAGATCGGTTGGCTCCAGAAGATCACGTTTGCGGACGGGTTCTTCCAGACGAATGTCATCCTATCCCGGTACTCATCGGTCCCGCGGTACGTGAAGGAGATGTATGCGCAGCTGCAGGGGGGGAATACGTGAGGAATATCCACATCGGCTATTGGGCTGTCGCCCATCTGAAGTGTCAAATGGGATTCCATGAAACACCCGTTCGATCTTGTATGATGGTCATCGGCATGCGCTTTCTTTTGCGTCCTTTTCTACATTTTCCATGAACACATCCTCCACCCATTCCTGGCAGCAGAACATCTGGTTCTCCGTCTCCCTCGGCCTCCTGGGCGTCATCGTCGGTTACATGGGAGCGCAATTTACCGGCGTGAAAGCACCGCAGGTTGCAGAGAACCCCTCTGTCCCAAACCCGACGGAACAAGTGGCTCCTCCCGTCCAGCCGCCACCTTCGGTGGATGGGACAAAGGACCACATCAGAGGCGATGCCAATGCGCCCCTCAGCCTCATCGTCTACTCGGATTTCGATTGTCCCTATTCCAAGCGCCACCATCCCACGCTCGCGCAGATAACGGACGCGTACGGGGAGAAAGTGAACGTGGTGTACCGCCACTTCCCCCTCAGTTTCCATCCCACGGCGCAAATAAAGGCGGAAGCGTCGGAATGCGTTGCGGAGCTTGCCGGGAACAGCGCCTTCTGGTCGTTCACAGACGCAATGTACGATCCTGCGGCGACGGCGGCACCCGCGACCAAGGATGAGCTCGTGGCTCTGGGTGTCAAGCTCGGCGCGAATGAAGGGCAGATGCGCGATTGCATCGAACAGGGGAAGTACGCGCAGGACGTGAAGGACGAGATGCAGGCGGGAACATTGGCAGGAATCAACGGGACGCCGGGGAACATCCTCTTGGATAACCGCACCAAAAAGACCAGCGTCATCGTGGGCGCGCAGCCGATCGATGCGTTCAAGACAGCTATCGATACCGTATTGGCACAGTAACCTTCCCTCCCTATTACTATGAGACGCTCCACTGCCGCCGCAACCGGACTGCTCACCCTCACCTTGCTCCTCACAGCCTGCCAGTCCCCCTTCCAATCGTCCGT
This region includes:
- a CDS encoding histidine kinase dimerization/phospho-acceptor domain-containing protein, which produces MKNRALRNQAGEIMKVLFLESHGLRSPLTAIRWACGRLRKESTGVLSKEQRYLVDHIYLNTKKLTTALESMLLLARIGERGAEKAVQELCVKDLFDRTRTALNPPADVTWHIHAPHYHFTADRILLDMLLKDIFTIFLETPAPGGRAVFIDVASANGEVSFRFRSSFLLPVGSVDDARGDASGEGSKVIGGIPGLMLSMAQALAVHIKGSVELEEVVTGEFIADGTVELGENAADEHRIVLRIPASVRIVEGACQEKGS
- a CDS encoding DsbA family protein produces the protein MNTSSTHSWQQNIWFSVSLGLLGVIVGYMGAQFTGVKAPQVAENPSVPNPTEQVAPPVQPPPSVDGTKDHIRGDANAPLSLIVYSDFDCPYSKRHHPTLAQITDAYGEKVNVVYRHFPLSFHPTAQIKAEASECVAELAGNSAFWSFTDAMYDPAATAAPATKDELVALGVKLGANEGQMRDCIEQGKYAQDVKDEMQAGTLAGINGTPGNILLDNRTKKTSVIVGAQPIDAFKTAIDTVLAQ
- a CDS encoding glycoside hydrolase family 6 protein — its product is MVAILALLVIVTQLALPNLLPVTQAVGASPSLDVWWPADGAVINGVQPFKVMLKDADVGNYTAYWQVDGDRLNAMPTSLDGYPHKETTVDLSGWTWRGSGPYVITFVAKDAAGNVLATRSVNIRTGDGAGASSSQASSSSSLSLLQRLSSFRKLPSASATPYPSLSSVASSSLSSLSQPSSVASSAAASSAPAVTSSPHNVFTGARFYVNPQNDAAKQAEAWKSSRPQDAQTILKIAQQPETFWMGNWNPDIAGDARKFADIAINAGALPVFVLYNIPQRDCGGYSAGGANGGDAYRAWVRGFAEGIGSRKAAVLVEPDALAGMDCLSEQDRETRMQLLRETVQTLKSKPGMAVYIDAGHAAWKSADDMASRLTKAGIDMAEGFSLNVSNFETDADTVRYGTELSQKTGGKHFVYDAGRNGAGPAPDRQWCNPPDRALGQRPTVNTGNALVDAVLWVKGPGGSDGSCNGAPSAGQWYPEYALGLAQRARW
- a CDS encoding VanW family protein, which translates into the protein MTKKKNKYLRFFLRKSTHSVLFGVFSITLLSWYGTQGILSPTAAVFPSSSLKYASHGAAGDSGTSLAYEGRVYRLQKRLRKAFGRTYDLDALQEAVRERAALLKKSVTVQWQNTEGDEVPPWTVSVGGYPSWVKAQATEGTFGFALSKEQIAAYLTLTPPPGITTPKNSMLTDVKLENGVYRAVVDGDAEAGYALDAQATAETLIALLKTSGTSALLPLSFVPGRIVNASSFDLGPLQFLTTGRSDFAGSGYGRISNVRKGLSELIDNIIVPPGEEFSFNKAVNDMKVPGGWQDALVIVNGKDLVSQPGGGICQVATTVYRAALNWGLPIMQRANHSLFVTYYMKFGVGIDATIYPKQQDLTFINNTGHYLLLQAYSRGFDAYVNLYGQSDGRMVALEGPFFQSTSSAAFQQVNGKALRSNEIGWLQKITFADGFFQTNVILSRYSSVPRYVKEMYAQLQGGNT
- a CDS encoding type VI secretion system tube protein Hcp, encoding MKYVIRLLALFAVLIPVIGWTAARAQTLSGNSIIFDTQNEESSLSSSAGNASSPVTHFGTDGSPSSSIASESFSAIRESFPVGVSLRLLDFPITNQSVDIPLQSYGISVERQDRAATGGPRSFSVVMRENLASPRLFLAAAAGDRLASAVISVRTQNAPQELLRWTLSGVTVLSYASVSATGEAIPLDTLTLGFERITFQVTPLLPNGDTGPAIQSGWDVRRQRPL
- a CDS encoding response regulator — protein: MSSILLVEDDPFLRETIRLSLEEHGVEVQEAANGEEAIDAIDHVVPRLVLLDLLMPKRDGYAVLSHIREKEMKFPVVILSNLSDYLDHEKCMKLGARDYFIKSDMDEEDLWVKIQKYL